From Brassica oleracea var. oleracea cultivar TO1000 chromosome C3, BOL, whole genome shotgun sequence, a single genomic window includes:
- the LOC106329121 gene encoding nicotinamide adenine dinucleotide transporter 2, mitochondrial yields MIDHGSSTFDYRSIREAACNAGAGATAGAIAATFVCPLDVIKTRLQVLGLPEAPASGKRGSVIITSLQNIVKNEGFRGMYRGLSPTIIALLPNWAVYFSVYGKLKDVLQSSDGTLSVGANMVAAAGAGASTSIATNPLWVVKTRLMTQGIRPGVVPYKSVMSAFSRICQEEGFRGLYSGLLPSLAGISHVAIQFPAYEKIKQYMAKIDNTSVENLSPGSVAIASSIAKVVASVLTYPHEVIRAKLQEQGQMRNSENKYSGVIDCVKKVFRSEGIPGMYRGCATNLLRTTPSAVITFTTYEMMLRFFRQVVPPETNMSDDDEKKSLVSQRGGGGEEEKDSALRESQTQANKITSPIPLGSK; encoded by the exons ATGATTGATCATGGGAGCTCGACCTTTGATTACCGGAGCATTAGAGAGGCCGCATGCAACGCCGGCGCCGGAGCCACCGCGG GGGCGATTGCAGCGACATTTGTTTGCCCGTTAGATGTGATCAAAACAAGGTTACAGGTTCTTGGTCTCCCTGAAGCTCCAGCCTCTGGAAAGAGAG GTAGTGTGATCATTACAAGCCTACAGAATATAGTGAAGAATGAAGGCTTTAGAGGAATGTATAGAGGGCTTTCACCAACCATCATAGCTCTGCTTCCGAATTGGGCT GTCTACTTCTCAGTGTATGGAAAGCTAAAGGATGTCCTGCAGTCTAGTG ATGGAACACTTAGTGTTGGAGCCAACATGGTAGCTGCTGCCGGTGCTGGAGCTTCCACATCTATTGCAACTAATCCACTTTGGGTTGTCAAGACAAGGCTAATG ACGCAAGGGATTAGGCCAGGTGTGGTACCTTACAAAAGCGTAATGTCTGCTTTCAGTAGGATTTGTCAAGAAGAAGGATTCCGAGGGCTGTACAG TGGCCTTTTGCCTTCTTTGGCTGGAATCAGCCATGTTGCAATCCAGTTTCCAGCTTATGAAAAGATTAAGCAGTACATGGCAAAAATAG ATAATACATCCGTAGAGAATCTGAGTCCTGGGAGTGTTGCTATTGCTTCTTCGATAGCGAAAGTCGTCGCCTCTGTTTTGACTTACCCACATGAG GTGATTAGAGCCAAGCTTCAAGAACAAGGGCAAATGAGAAACTCTGAGAACAAGTATTCAGGAGTCATTGATTGCGTAAAGAAGGTTTTTAGAAGCGAAGGGATCCCTGGAATGTACCGTGGATGTGCTACTAATCTGCTCAGGACAACTCCATCAGCAGTTATTACATTTACAACCTATGAGATGATGCTTAGATTTTTCCGACAAGTTGTTCCACCAGAGACTAATATGTCTGATGATGACGAAAAAAAGAGTTTAGTTAGTCAACGTGGAGGAGGAGGAGAAGAAGAGAAAGATTCTGCTTTGAGAGAATCACAAACTCAAGCTAATAAGATCACTTCCCCTATCCCTCTTGGAAGCAAATAA